From Pyrenophora tritici-repentis strain M4 chromosome 1, whole genome shotgun sequence, the proteins below share one genomic window:
- a CDS encoding Dimer-Tnp-hAT domain containing protein: MTMAPKYPQLSRFAIDILTIPASSCECERLFSELGDLLEPKRRAIGSELLAALQLIRSWTRAGYTYDDARRGNEDGGNSNIDDEELAREYGIQNWVEDDYGDT, encoded by the coding sequence ATGACGATGGCGCCAAAATACCCCCAATTAAGCCGTTTTGCAATCGATATACTGACCATCCCAGCATCTAGCTGTGAGTGCGAGCGACTAtttagcgagcttggcgatcTATTGGAGCCAAAGCGCCGCGCTATTGGCAGTGAGCTGCTCGCTGCCCTCCAGCTTATACGCTCCTGGACCCGCGCCGGATACACCTATGACGACGCCAGGCGTGGTAACGAGGACGGCGGTAACAGCAATATCGACGATGAGGAGCTCGCCCGCGAGTACGGTATACAAAACTGGGTGGAGGATGATTATGGCGATACCTGA
- a CDS encoding TIM-barrel enzyme, a dioxygenase has protein sequence MSPPTDRASILQGLRSQIDNGKIIVGAGAGIGLSAKFIEAGGGDLIIIYNSGRYRMAGRGSLAGLMPYGNANDVVVEMAGEVLPIVKSTPVLAGVCATDPFRDMSRFLKQLKELGFAGIQNFPTVGLIDGTFRQNLEETGMSYDAEVEVMKMARGMDLLTTPYVFNVEEAKKMAGAGADILVAHMGLTTSGSIGATSGKTLDDCVKLIQDIRDAAAAIKQDVIVLCHGGPIAKPEDASYVISRTKGVHGFYGASSMERLPVEEAITNITKTFKGLEPGLSA, from the exons ATGTCACCACCAACCGACCGCGCATCTATTTTGCAGGGTCTTCGATCGCAAATTGATAATGGCAAAATTATCGTTGGGGCAGGCGCTGGCATTGGGCTGAGTGCTAAGTTCATTGAAGCTGGTGGTGGAGATCTTATCATCATCTATAACAGTGGGCGTTACCGAATGGCAGGCCGCGGATCCCTAGCAGGGTTGATGCCATACGGCAATGCGAACGATGTGGTTGTCGAGATG GCCGGTGAGGTTCTTCCAATTGTCAAGAGCACCCCTGTGCTGGCTGGTGTGTGCGCAACCGATCCGTTTCGAGACATGTCGCGCTTTCTCAAGCAGTTGAAGGAACTTGGCTTTGCCGGCATTCAGAACTTCCCCACAGTAGGCCTGATTGACGGAACGTTTCGGCAAAATCTAGAGGAAACGGGTATGTCGTATGACGCTGAAGTCGAAGTTATGAAGATGGCACGAGGAATGGACCTCTTGACCACACCCTACGTGTTCAACGTTGAGGAAGCGAAAAAAATGGCTGGCGCTGGAGCAGACATTCTTGTTGCGCACATGGGACTCACGACGAGTGGTAGTATCGGCGCTACTAGTGGGAAGACGCTAGACGACTGCGTGAAGTTGATTCAAGACATTCGAGACGCGGCTGCAGCGATTAAACAAGATGTCATCGTTTTGTGTCATGGAGGACCGATTGCGAAACCCGAGGACGCCAGTTATGTTATTAGCAGAACCAAGGGTGTGCATGGCTTCTACGGCGCGAGCTCAATGGAACGACTTCCAGTTGAAGAGGCCATTACCAATATCACTAAAACATTCAAGGGGCTGGAGCCGGGGTTGTCGGCATGA
- a CDS encoding UPF0261 domain-containing protein: MRSSLCVAVLGTCDTKLEELLFLREQIKRYDVNVKLIDVGRSNTDDMNIDVSQRELLEKYSDGKAIDKLPRGDVIKTMADCATRAVEKLFKDGSIHAIINAGGSGGTSLVAQVMRTALPIGFPKMIVSTVASGDTGPIVGETDITMMYSVVDIAGLNQVLRNVLSNAGAAIAGMSQAFASRLQDAAVPKKKRVGITMFGVTTPGVDCIRKYLESNYDIETYVFHATGHGGKAMERLVREGGLDAVLDLTTTEICDHITGGVMSAGERRLEAAAKAGLPNIVSVGATDMTNFGPIDTVPEKYKDRKLYEHNPVVTLMRTSTEEAAQVGGFIAGKLKSHAKDPNKIQVFLPKGGISMIATPGGPFEDAEADAAIFSAIREELGDSSIEVVEKEDAINNETFAHSIADALVAKMGLGRKSLNAVP, translated from the coding sequence ATGCGATCATCACTGTGTGTTGCCGTTCTCGGTACTTGCGATACGAAGCTGGAGGAGCTACTCTTCCTCCGCGAACAGATCAAGCGATACGACGTCAACGTTAAACTTATCGATGTCGGCCGAAGCAACACGGATGATATGAACATCGACGTTTCTCAGCGAGAACTGCTGGAAAAGTACAGCGATGGAAAGGCTATCGATAAACTGCCTCGTGGAGATGTCATCAAGACGATGGCCGACTGCGCAACGCGAGCAGTCGAGAAGCTGTTCAAAGACGGGTCCATACATGCTATAATAAATGCAGGTGGCTCAGGGGGTACATCGCTTGTCGCGCAAGTCATGAGAACTGCGCTTCCGATTGGATTTCCGAAAATGATTGTTTCGACTGTGGCCAGCGGCGACACCGGCCCGATCGTTGGAGAGACAGACATTACGATGATGTACAGCGTCGTGGATATTGCAGGACTCAACCAGGTACTGCGGAACGTGCTCAGCAATGCTGGGGCTGCTATTGCCGGTATGTCTCAAGCCTTTGCCTCAAGACTACAAGACGCTGCTGTCCCGAAGAAAAAACGGGTCGGAATCACCATGTTCGGCGTCACCACCCCAGGTGTGGACTGTATCCGAAAGTACCTAGAAAGCAACTACGATATTGAAACCTATGTATTCCATGCCACGGGCCATGGCGGAAAAGCAATGGAGCGACTTGTCAGGGAAGGCGGTCTTGATGCAGTCCTGGATCTTACGACAACAGAGATCTGTGATCACATCACTGGTGGCGTGATGAGCGCTGGTGAGCGTCGCTTAGAGGCTGCAGCGAAAGCTGGTCTGCCGAACATTGTGTCTGTGGGCGCGACGGATATGACCAACTTCGGTCCCATTGATACCGTGCCGGAGAAGTACAAAGACCGAAAGCTGTACGAGCATAACCCGGTGGTGACATTGATGAGAACCTCGACCGAGGAAGCGGCACAAGTTGGAGGATTTATTGCGGGGAAGTTGAAGAGCCATGCAAAGGATCCAAACAAGATCCAAGTGTTCTTGCCTAAAGGGGGCATAAGCATGATTGCGACGCCTGGCGGGCCTTTCGAAGACGCAGAAGCAGACGCCGCAATTTTTAGTGCAATCAGAGAAGAACTTGGGGATAGCAGTATTGAGGTTGTTGAAAAAGAGGACGCTATCAATAACGAGACCTTTGCGCATAGCATAGCTGATGCATTGGTAGCGAAGATGGGGCTCGGTCGCAAATCATTGAACGCTGTGCCTTAG
- a CDS encoding HemY, Protoporphyrinogen oxidase, whose product MRFQNASQKTLKTVAARPVLASQSLFTCRPLLAFRHGPRLVSQCRYHSTDPERIAVLGGGIAGLSSAYYVGKQFPNSEITLFEAGNDPGGWIRTRRVDVKDAEGKEGSVLFEQGPRALRPAPATAALIQELGLINDVTYTKRTDPGATNRFIYYPDKLNRLPSKMPIEIPNLISLWRSGLLAGFLGVIKEPWEKTRPAGLVDETVGSFIARRMDKRLADNLISAGFHGIYAGDIWQLSARTLAANPWNLENTFGSVIGGFIKVQNDAVEPRGNSFVHEWDRNLMANMKKELEVDEGFWSNLTESTQFSLRNGLQQLVRALGDAVEDLGNVKVKTMAPIQSFKPLSQDGKLGVEIVSGQEGSTSTESFDLAISTLREKDLTPYVTVMTINLYYPNPHLLPVEGFGYLIPQSVPFEQNPERGLGVIFDSSAIKGQDTVSGTKLTVMMGGHWWDGWESYPTEEEGLDMAKSLLARHLNITDEPTAHYVNLAKDCIPQYTLGYQDRLAGFAERMSGEFGGESTIKDKVYVTQTNTLNLQHHELSSNHPIQKAITRITNTDKASYKKPNQHRQLYTIVKSIPERDNNSVEKIIPYRFRPWESLNYKVTVSKKSKEEEAIAHTDYILSRSGDNFTAIYSDASQHDKGIGIGVGVVAYSSTHEETFSQKTNIGCSQLVYNGELEGIAQAFEHAATVAQEGQEIYVYADNQAAIHRLNNLSDNPGQHIDPPAVGPGHNDVKGNEKADTLAKEAAKERPTTSTTASLAYLGTEINKIQKTEQLMEYKRYTDRPTKNRSSYSRIFKLNTHTTIKVPKGTPREISSAFYSLKLGHGYFNSYLKRFNKRDCNLCICYKPQTPQHLLLDCKQYKTHRNTLKEAIPHRPITLHSSSKQRQASKLL is encoded by the exons ATGCGGTTCCAGAATGCCTCACAGAAGACGTTGAAGACCGTTGCCGCACGCCCCGTGCTTGCCTCTCAATCGCTGTTCACATGCCGCCCGCTACTCGCATTCAGACATGGCCCCCGCCTCGTCTCGCAATGTCGCTACCATTCCACAGACCCTGAGCGGATAGCCGTCCTTGGTGGAGGTATTGCTGGTCTTAGTAGCGCGTATTATGTCGGCAAACAATTTCCCAACAGCGAGATTACGTTGTTTGAGGCGGGCAATGACCCTGGGGGGTGGATTAGGACGAGACGTGTTGATGTCAAGGATGCTGAAGGGAAGGAGGGGAGTGTATTGTTTGAGCAGGGACCTAGGGCATTGAGGCCTGCTCCTGCTACGGCGGCCTTG ATACAAGAACTTGGTCTCATAAACGATGTCACATATACCAAGCGCACTGATCCCGGCGCCACGAACCGCTTCATATACTACCCCGACAAGCTCAACCGGCTCCCGTCCAAAATGCCAATTGAAATTCCAAACTTGATTTCTCTCTGGCGATCGGGGCTGCTGGCCGGTTTCCTGGGCGTCATCAAAGAGCCATGGGAAAAGACGCGACCAGCGGGCCTTGTCGATGAAACAGTTGGCTCCTTCATCGCCCGCAGAATGGACAAGCGGTTAGCAGACAACCTCATCTCTGCAGGCTTCCACGGCATCTACGCAGGCGACATCTGGCAGCTCAGCGCAAGGACGTTGGCGGCGAATCCGTGGAACCTGGAAAATACATTTGGCAGCGTTATTGGCGGGTTTATCAAAGTGCAGAATGACGCCGTTGAGCCCCGGGGGAACTCGTTCGTGCATGAGTGGGATAGAAATCTTATGGCGAATATGAAGAAAGAGCTCGAGGTCGACGAGGGATTTTGGTCGAATCTGACAGAGAGTACGCAGTTTTCATTGCGGAATGGGTTGCAGCAGCTGGTCCGGGCGCTGGGGGATGCGGTGGAGGATCTGGGGAATGTGAAGGTTAAAACTATGGCGCCGATTCAGAGCTTTAAACCGCTTTCTCAAGACGGCAAATTAGGCGTTGAAATTGTGTCTGGG CAAGAAGGCTCCACCTCAACAGAGTCTTTCGACCTCGCCATCTCCACTCTCCGCGAAAAAGACCTCACCCCCTACGTCACAGTCATGACCATCAATCTCTATTACCCCAACCCCCACCTCCTCCCCGTCGAAGGCTTCGGCTACCTAATCCCGCAATCCGTGCCGTTTGAGCAAAACCCCGAGCGCGGCTTGGGTGTAATCTTCGACTCGTCCGCCATCAAAGGCCAAGACACCGTCTCGGGCACCAAACTCACCGTCATGATGGGCGGCCACTGGTGGGACGGCTGGGAATCCTACCCGaccgaagaagaaggtctCGACATGGCAAAGAGCCTGCTAGCCCGCCACCTCAACATCACGGATGAACCAACTGCGCATTATGTTAATCTCGCAAAGGATTGTATACCGCAGTATACGCTGGGTTATCAGGATCGTCTGGCGGGGTTTGCGGAAAGGATGAGTGGCGAGTTTGGGGGGGAGAGTACG ATAAAAGATAAAGTCTATGTCACACAGACCAACACGCTCAATCTACAACATCATGagctatccagcaaccacccaatccagaaagcaattacaaggatcacaaatacagacaaagctagctacaaaaagccaaaccagcatagacaactatacactattgttaagtcaatcccagagagagacaacaatagcgtagaaaagataatcccatataggttcagaccatgggaaagtcttaactacaaggttactgtatcaaaaaagagcaaagaggaagaggcaattgcacacacggattatatcctatcaaggagcggagataacttcaccgcaatctactcagatgcctcacaacacgacaagggaatagggatcggcgtaggtgtagtagcgtacagctccacccacgaagaaaccttttctcaaaagacaaacattggatgctcccaactagtctacaacggtgaactagaggggatagcacaggcatttgaacacgcggctacagtggcacaagaaggccaagagatctacgtatacgcagacaaccaagcagcaatccataggcttaacaacctatcggacaacccgggacaaca catcgatccacctgcagtgggcccaggacataacgacgtcaagggcaacgaaaaagccgacacgctagcaaaggaagcagctaaagagagaccaacaacatcgaccacagcgagcctagcctacttaggcacagaaatcaacaaaatacaaaaaacagaacaactgatggagtacaagaggtataccgacaggcccaccaaaaacagaagctcctactcaaggatcttcaagctcaacacacatacaacaatcaaagtcccgaagggaacaccaagagaaatctcgagcgcgttctactcactcaagctaggacatggatacttcaactcctaccttaagagattcaacaagagagactgcaatctatgtatatgctacaaaccacaaacaccacagcatctacttctagattgcaaacagtacaaaacacatcgaaatacactcaaagaagcaataccacacagacccatcaccctccactcctcctccaaacaaagacaggcatcaaagctactctag
- a CDS encoding Fork-head-N multi-domain protein, translating into MALDFSSDSPMAAQLQQVVQAKLAEFGWTTGGDDTTLFEYILLMLANDKNEAQVAAELSNDLLDLGPENTETQQFAQWLFEQIERLKQQANGGGGDGPVAQSIENNQMESTSHDNSASVQDTEMEGASEAQGVIPTGPKAMRNGSGAQAARPARGGRMLNQLNKNMDRNHDSVLHRVRGAGGGVGRVNAHSRDPPKGPRGQNIGRGIEAMANGRGMGNATMNMGQNNMGGMNGMPMGGMPGMPMNPMSGQNNMPGMGLNPQQQMALMQMYEQQAQMMQQIFAGGPPTAYVNPNFQNNRGGKKPHRGQDRSHQGGRGGMNPNAKPFTKKEGEDETMTDGPGADNGGMDVELPSGRPDPSVTMCKFNLRCSNPDCHFVHQSPAAVPGTVVDMNDSCDFGAACKNKKCVGKHPSPAQRQKFQSEQECAFWPNCRDPSSCPYKHPTSKPCKNGADCTVEGCKYGHSTIMCKFNPCLNPRCLYKHEPGQKKNNTNVWVAPKEGEHVSERKFVDEEQKEELIIPSKDQDMTQAPPNESVDVQS; encoded by the exons ATGGCTCTTGACTTTTCGAGCGACTCACCTATGGCGGCGCAGCTGCAACAGGTGGTGCAGGCCAAGCTTGCCGAGTTTGGATGGACGACAGGCGGCGACGACACGACGCTGTTCGAGTACATTCTGCTCATGCTGGCCAACGACAAGAACGAAGCGCAGGTCGCGGCGGAGCTGTCAAACGATCTTCTTGATCTCGGCCCAGAAAACACAGAGACGCAACAGTTTGCGCAGTGGCTATTTGAGCAGATTGAGCGTTTGAAGCAGCAAGCAaatggcggcggcggcgatGGACCCGTCGCGCAGTCGATTGAGAACAACCAGATGGAGAGCACATCCCACGACAACTCGGCATCAGTGCAAGATACAGAAATGGAAGGTGCATCAGAGGCACAAGGCGTCAT CCCCACAGGCCCCAAGGCGATGCGCAATGGCAGCGGCGCTCAAGCTGCACGGCCCGCACGCGGCGGTCGCATGCTTAACCAGCTGAACAAGAATATGGACCGAAACCACGACTCAGTATTGCACCGTGTGCGCGGCGCTGGAGGCGGTGTCGGCCGAGTAAATGCGCACTCCCGCGACCCGCCCAAGGGTCCCCGGGGACAGAACATTGGCCGTGGAATCGAAGCAATGGCGAATGGTCGCGGCATGGGCAACGCCACCATGAACATGGGCCAGAACAATATGGGTGGTATGAACGGCATGCCTATGGGTGGTATGCCTGGAATGCCGATGAACCCAATGAGCGGCCAGAACAACATGCCCGGCATGGGGCTCAACCCTCAACAGCAGATGGCCCTCATGCAAATGTACGAGCAACAAGCGCAGATGATGCAGCAAATCTTCGCTGGCGGCCCACCCACCGCTTATGTCAACCCCAACTTCCAAAACAACCGCGGCGGCAAGAAGCCACATCGCGGCCAAGATCGGTCGCACCAGGGCGGACGAGGAGGCATGAACCCAAACGCAAAGCCGTTCACTAAGAAAGAGGGCGAGGACGAGACCATGACGGATGGCCCAGGTGCAGACAATGGTGGCATGGACGTCGAGCTGCCTTCTGGTCGCCCAGACCCCTCAGTGACCATGTGCAAGTTCAACCTGCGATGCAGCAACCCCGACTGCCACTTTGTCCACCAGTCGCCCGCTGCAGTACCCGGCACTGTCGTCGACATGAACGACTCGTGCGATTTCGGTGCGGCGTGCAAGAACAAGAAGTGCGTCGGCAAGCACCCATCCCCAGCGCAGCGACAGAAGTTCCAGTCCGAGCAGGAGTGTGCCTTCTGGCCCAACTGCCGTGATCCCTCATCGTGCCCGTACAAGCACCCCACGTCCAAGCCGTGCAAGAACGGTGCCGACTGCACTGTCGAGGGCTGCAAGTACGGACACAGCACCATCATGTGCAAGTTCAACCCGTGCCTCAACCCCCGCTGCCTTTACAAGCACGAGCCTGGCCAGAAGAAGAACAACACTAATGTGTGGGTTGCCCCCAAGGAGGGTGAGCACGTGAGCGAAAGGAAATTTGTAGACGAGGAGCAAAAGGAGGAGCTCATCATCCCCAGCAAGGATCAAGACATGACGCAGGCACCTCCCAATGAGAGTGTTGATGTGCAGTCATAG